The sequence GCCCGGCGCCGTCTTCGTCTCGGCGCACACCGGCGACGGCCTCGATCAACTTCAGCAGAAGATGGCGCAGCTTGTGACGCCGACCGACACCGTCGTGGATGTGACCATCCCGTACGACCGCGGAGATCTCGTGGCACGGGTGCACGCCGACGGCCGGGTGGACGCCACCGAGCACAACCCGGAAGGCACGCGGATGAAGGCCAGAGTGCCGATCTCTTTGGCGGCCAGCCTCAGTGAGTTCGCGACGTTCTGAACGCGGTGAAATGCCCCTCGACGTAGCTGCACACAGACGAAAAATGGGGCACCCCTCGGCGCCCCATTTCTCCGGTTTCGCTCAGCCCTCTTGCTCGGCCTTCTGGCGCTCCTCGGCGACCTTCGCGGCACCGCGGGCGCTTTCCGCTTCGGCTTCCTTCTGGGCTGCGTTGCGCTGCGCATCGCCTTTGTCCTGCTGAGCCTTGCCCTCGTTGTAGAGGTCGTCGCGACCGGTCACGGCACCCGCGACCTCCTTGGCCTTGCCCTTCGCGCCTTCGACGACGCCCTTGATGGCCTCTTCGGGACCGCTGTTGTTGTCCGCCATGACGCTTTTCCTCCTACGGTGATGGTGCTCCCTTCGTTCCCCGGATCAGCGGTTCGCTAAACGCACACGTCACATCGGTGGTACGGGTCACAGGCGTGCGCCAGCCCTCAACCATCCGGTTGGGTGGTATATCGTCGTGCCCAAAGCCCGTTCACTTCTGGAGGTCCTTCGTGGGCAACGTCGTCAAATACGAACGCACTCTCTTCGAGCCCGAGCACGAACTGTTCCGCGAGTCCTACCGGACGTTCCTGGACCGGCACGTCGCGCCGTTCCACGACCAGTGGGAGAAGGACAAGATCGTCGACCGCGACGTCTGGTTGGAAGCCGGCAAGCAGGGCTTCCTCGGCATGGATGTGCCAGAGGAGTACGGCGGCGGCGGCAATCCGGACTTCCGCTACAACTGCATCATCACCGAGGAGACCACGGCGGGCCGGTACAGCGGCATCGGCTGGGGCCTGCACAACGACATCATCGCGCCGTACCTGCTCAAGCTGGCCACCGACGAGCAGAAGCAGCGCTGGCTGCCGAAGTTCTGTTCGGGCGAGATCATCACCGCGATCGCCATGACCGAACCAGGCACCGGCAGTGACCTGCAGGGCATCAAGGCCAAGGCGGTCAAAACAGGTGACCACTATGTGCTCAATGGTTCCAAGACGTTCATCACCAACGGCATCAACGCCGATCTGGTGATCGTGGTGGCCCAGACCGATCCCGAAAAGGGCGCGCAGGGCTTCTCCCTGCTGGTCGTCGAGCGGGACATGGAGGGCTTCGAACGCGGACGGAAACTGGACAAGATCGGGTTGGACGGACAGGACACCGCCGAGCTGTCGTTCACCGACGTGAAGGTGCCCGCCGAAAACCTGCTCGGCGAAGAGGGCATGGGCTTCATCTACCTGATGCAGAACCTGCCGCAGGAACGGTTGAACATCGCGGTCATGGCGGCCGCTGCCATGGAGGCCGTGCTGACCGAGACGCTGCAGTACACCAAGGAGCGCAAGGCCTTCGGCAAGCCGATCGGCAGCCAGCAGAACAGCCGCTTCCTGTTGGCCGAATTAGCCACGGATGCAACGGTTGTGCGCATCATGGTCGACGAGTTCATCCGCTTGCATCTGGACGGCAGGCTGTCCGCGGAGCAGGCTTCGATGGCGAAGTGGTACTCCACCGAGAAGCAGGTGCACCTCGTCGACCGCTGTCTCCAGCTGCACGGCGGTTACGGGTACATGAGGGAGTACAACGTTGCGCGGGCCTATCTGGACGCGCGGGTACAGACCATCTACGGCGGCACCACCGAGATCATGAAAGAGATCATCGGACGCTCGCTGGGCGTGTAGATCCACCCCGCAATCGCGGTTCGGCGAGAATCTCGGAAACCTATCGTTATCGTGTCTATCTGACGCACGGCAGGTGAACGCGCTAGTTTCAGGGGGACCTGGCCGTAACACGGGGAGGGTGGATGAGTGGGGAGCGTGCCCTGCTGAACTCCGTTTTCGGCCGCATAGCGGCTGCTGTACTGGCCGCGGTTGTGGCGCTCCTGCCGCTGTCGCCGTTGGCGGCGGCGACCCCGGAATCCGATGCCGCGGACGTGATCAACCAGGCCTACGACGCCAGTGGAGGCGTGGCGGGCCCGATGGGACCCAGCGACGGCGGCGTCTATCCCGTCGGCGGCGGCTTCGGACAGAACTTCGCGGGCGGCAAGATCCTGTTCACCCCCGACACCGGCGCCCATCCCATGACGGGCGCGATCCTGCAGAAATACGACTCGCTCGGCGGCGCCGCAGACGGAGACCTGGGTTTTCCCACCATCGACGAAGGCCCGGGCAAGGCTCCCGGCAGCCGCAACACCACGTTCAGCGCGGCCGACAAGCCCGTCATCTTCTGGACGCCGGACACCGGCGCACATGTCGTCAGGGGAGCGATCAACGCCGCCTGGGACAAACTCGGCGGGTCGGCGGGGATCCTGGGCGTACCGACCGAGGACGAGGTCTTCAGAGGAGACCTCGTATCGCAGAAGTTCACCGGCGGTGAACTCACCTGGAACCGGTCCAGTAAGGAGTTCACGACCGTGCCGCCCGATCTCGCGGGGCAGCTGGCCGGGCTGACCGTGCCCGACGACGCCACCTCGGCGATCAACGCCGCGCGCCGGGCCGCCGGCGGGCCGCTTGGGCCGCTCGGCGCCAAGCAGGGGCAGCAGTACTCGATCGGGCCCGACGGCGCGGGGCAGGACTTCACCGGCGGCAAGATCTTCTACAGCCCGGCCACCGGCGCCAATGTCGTCAGCGGCCAGGTCCTGAAAAAATACGAGTCCGTCGGTGGTCCGCAAAGCGACCTGGGACTTCCTACGAGCAACGAGGCCGACGGCGGTCTGAAGACCGGCAGTCGGGTCATCACATTCTCCGCCGAGGACAAGCCGCTGATCTTCTGGACGCCCGACTACGGGGCGTTCATCGTGCGGGGCGCGATGAACGCGGCCTGGGACAAACTCGGTGGCGCGATCGGTCCGCTCGGGCCTCCGGTGGCCGATCAGACGGACGACGGCAACGTCGTAGCCCAACGGTTCACCGGCGGCGAGATCTCCTGGGACAAGCAGAGCCAAAAGTTCAGCACTGAGCCGGCAAACCTGGCCTCGGGCCTGGCCGGCCTGACGGTACCGGGCTACGAACCGCCGGACGCCTCGAACGCCGCCGCGCCGAATTCCAATGAGCGCAACTGGCTCACCCCGTCATGGTGGTGGCTGCTGGCGGGCATCCCACTCCTGCTTGTGATCGGCCTGATCCTGGTTGCGACGCTGCGCAAACGGCGGGGCGGCGACGACGACGGGAAGGACCCGTTCGACTCCGAGTTTGAAACCGAATTCGAAGTCGACCGCAACCACGACACCACGGCCGAAGCCGAGGCCGTGCGACTCGCAGGATCCGACGAGTACGGCAGAGCGCGACTGGCCGAGAATTACGGGAGGCCTTCGGGCTCTGAGCCGTCTGGACTTGGCGAGGGCATTCGAGACCCGTTCGAGCAGTCCGCCTTCGACGAGTCGGACGATGACGGCGACGAGTTCTCCGAACTCGAACCCGAACCCGACGATTCCGTGACTGCTCCGACGCGAATCCCGGCGGAGGCGGATACGAATGCTGGCAGGCACTCGTCGGTGGAACCCGACGAGCCGCCTGCGGATATGGATGAGCCCGCTACGCCGCCTCCACCGCCCGACCCCGACAGCTCGGATCCGCCGGCAGCTCAGACCGCATTCCGACTACCGCTCGACGATCCGTATACGGCGCCTGTCGGGTATGCGATCAAGGCGGACACCAAATCTGGGATGTATTGGGGGCCGGAGAGCGACCTCTACGACCACATTCCGGCCGACGTCTACTTCATCAACGAGGAGTTCGCCCGCGCCAACGGGTTCGTCAAGGCCGACTGAGTGCAGGTTCAGATCTTGCGTATCACGGTGACGACCTTGCCGAGAACCGCTGCGTCATTGCCCGGAATCGGATCAAAGGCCGGGTTGTGCGGCATCAGCCACACCTGACCGCGGGTGCGCTTGAAGCTCTTGACCGTGGCCTCACCGTCGATCATCGCCGCGACGATATCGCCGTTGTCGGCGACGTTCTGCTGACGCACGACCACCCAGTCGCCGTCGCAGATGGCCGCGTCGACCATCGAGTCGCCGACCACCTTGAGCAGGAACAGCGACCCCTCGCCCACGAGTTCGCGGGGTAGCGGGAAGACGTCCTCCACGGCCTCCTCGGCCAGGATCGGACCGCCTGCCGCGATACGGCCGAGCACCGGGACGAATGTCGGCTCAGGCAGCGCGTCGGAACCCGCCACATCAGTGTTCACGATCGGCGTCACCATATCGTCGGCGCCACGGACGTCGACAGCGCGCGGGCGGTTCGGATCGCGGCGAAGGAAGCCCTTCTTCTCGAGTGTCCGAAGCTGATGGGCGACCGACGAGGTGGACGTCAGGCCCACTGCGTCGCCGATTTCCCGGATGCTGGGCGGATATCCGCGGCTGCTCACCGAGGCGCGGATGACCTGCAGGATCGTGCGCTGACGCTCGGTCAGGCCGCCGCCTGAGGCGTTCTTCTGAGTGTCCGTCCGGTCCTCGCTCATGGCGCTGAATGTAGTCCCCCGCGGTTCGATAATCAAACATGTGTTCGAGGCGTGTCGCGTTCCCTTGAGCGGGGGAAGCGCGACCGCCGCGAATTGTCGGTGGGCTGCTCTATCGTTTCGCAACAGTTCGATCACACGTTCTATTAATCGAACGGGTGATCGAGTACGGTTCGAACATAGGAGCGAACCAGCGAAGCGAAAGGCGAAGCAGATGACAGTTCTGGACACGCGAGAAGTCCTGGCAGGACCGGTCGTGCGGCGGCCTCAGCGCCCGCCTGCAGCGCGGCGTCCATACCGCACCCCGCAGAGCAGGCGGCGGCCGGCCGTTGCGCCGATGCGATACCGCGGTCCCGGTGTGGTGATGTCGCGGGCTTCCCACCGCAGGCGCCCGATCACCCCTGCCGCCACGGTCGGTCTGGCTCTGCTGGCCGCGCTGATCACGGTGTGGCTGGGTGTGGTGGCGCAGTTCGGCGGGGTCGTCGGCACTGCCGGCTCGTCGTCGCCGGTGCCGGACACGCTTTCTGTAGTCCAGGTACAGGCGGGGGAGACGCTCGCGCATGTCGCTCACCGGGTTGCCCCCGATGCGCCCGTCGCCCATGTCGTGGACCGCATCCGCGAACTCAACCAGCTCGAGTCCGCGTCGCTTGACGCCGGGCAGACCCTGATCGCCCCGGTCGGCTGAGCGTGTCATGCGCGATGAATCGCGCTGTCGCACAACGGCCATGATGCCGGCGCAGACCCGACAGGCCTCATTCCCGCGGACTTTCGCTTCCCGGCAGGGTGCAAAGGTACGCTCGGAGGCGTTCGATTCGGAAGTTTGTCGGCGCGGCGAAGGAGCAGTCATGCACTGTCCGTTCTGCCGCCATCCCGATTCCCGGGTCGTCGACTCGCGGGAAACCGACGAGGGCCAGGCGATCCGGCGTCGCAGGTCATGCCCTGAGTGCGGACGCCGGTTCACCACGGTGGAGACCGCCGTACTCGCGGTGGTGAAGCGCAGCGGGGTCACCGAGCCGTTCAGCCGCGAAAAGGTCATCAAGGGCGTGCGCCGGGCGTGCCAGGGCCGCGATGTCGACGATGACGCCCTGATGCTCTTGGCGCAGCAGGTGGAAGACGCCGTTCGCGCCACGGGCTCACCGGAAGTGGCGAGCCACGAAGTGGGGCTGGCCATCCTCGGCCCGCTCCGCGATCTCGACGAGGTCGCCTACCTGAGATTCGCTTCCGTGTACCGGTCGTTCTCGTCTGCCGACGATTTCGAACGCGAGATCGAGGCGTTGCGGGCTCATCGCGAGGTTCCGACGTCGGGCTGAGCGCGCAGCCGTCAGTCGATCTGCCGCGCCCCGTCGGTCACCACCCGACCCGCGACCCACACCCATCCGTCGGCACTCCACTGCGTCTTGATGACCGAGCCTTTGCCCTGGACGATAGTCAGGTCGCGGCTCAGGTGGTCGGTGATGCGAACGGCCGCCGCGCCCGTGGCCTCGTCCTCGGGTATGCCGAGACCGGGCGCGAACATCCGGGAGCGAAGGACGCCGTTGTCTTTGTCGGTCCACGTCCACAGGTAGTTCTCGACATCGTCGGGATAGTCGTCCGGTTCCGCCGCGAACAGCTCGTCGGTGGAGTCGAGCTCGTATATCGCGAACTCCGGCGCCCAACCGGCGCGCGCCCGGACGGCGGCGATGTCGTCGTCATAGCTCACCGCAACGACGCCGGCCGGCACCTGAAGTGTGCGGATCGGGCTGCCGATGTCGCGCAGCCACCACGACGCGCCGACGGTGGGGTGGCCGGCGAAGGGCAATTCGGTGGCGGGAGTGAAGATCCTGGCTTGTGCCGTCTTCGCGCCGGCCCTTGGAAGGTCGACGAATATCGTCTCGCTGTAACCGAGTGCGGTGGCGATCCGCTGTCGTTCAGCGGGTGCCACCGTCCTCGCGTCGACGACACCGAGCGGGTTGCCGAATTTCCCCTCCGCATCGGTGAAGACGCGCAGCACTGTCACGTCGATGGCCATGTGCCCGATGCTACGACGAACGCCGGCGGCGCACCTCAGGTGGCGCTGCGCTCGTCCGCGTCGATCGCGTCGAGGACCGCGACACGGGTGCCGATCGGGCCCGAGATCGTCTCGTCCCCGGCGCCGTCGCGCAGCAGGCCCCGCAACAACTCCTGGTCGTAGGTGGCGGGCTCGGATGAATCGATGAAGCGCTCGACGATCTCGACGAAGCGATCGGGGTCGTCGTGGAAGGGGAAGTGCCCGGCGCCTTCGAATATCTCCAGCTGTGAGCCGGGCATCGCGGCGTGGGCGAGTAGTGCGTGGCTGACGGGGATCACCGAATCCCGCGAGCCCCAGATAAGTTGCACTGGCACGGATTTGGTTAGATAACATCGGTCCAGCATGGTGACGACCTGGCCGCGCCAGTCGACCACTGCGCGAAGTGTGCGGGCGAAGGCCGAAGATGCGGTGGGCTCAGGGAGATCCTTGAGAATGCGCAGCATCTGCGGCAGGTCGCGACCCACCCCGGTTCTGCCGATGGCAAGCCCGGCGATCCGACCCGCCGCCTGTACGGCGGGTAGCACCAGCGGAAGACGTAGCAGCGCAAGGGCTTCGCTGCCCATCGGCAGGGACGCGATCCGCAGCGCGAAGTTCACGTCCTTGGTCACACCGCCGGCGCCGACCAGAATCAGTCGGTCCACCAGCTGGGGGAACTGGTAGGCGAACTGCATCGCGACGCCGCCGCCGAGAGAATGCCCGACCACCGTCACCCGCTCGATGTCGAGGACGCTGAGCAGGTCCCGCATCCCGTTCGCGTACGCCGCGACCGAGTAGTCGGCGCGGGGTTTGTCCGACTTGCCGTGCCCGAGCAGGTCCGGGGCGATAACCGTGAAGCGTTGCGCAAGAGTCGATTGCACGCTGCTCCACGTCGTGGAGTTGTCACCGATGCCGTGGATCAGCAGGATCGCAGGACCCGATCCGGCGATGCGGTAGGCGCGCCGGTAGCCGTGGATGGTGCGGTGCTCCAGGGTGGGCGTGAGCTCACGCACGGGCCGGAGATTGGGTTTTGCAGACTTTCGAGCCGTCATATAGCCAACCTCGTTGTCGGACCGGGTCGCGGTCTAATGGCCGTCGTCCCCGTCTTGGAAGCCTTCTTTTGTCTTTTTGTCCCGGGCCTGCTGCGCGAGAAAGCGTTCGAACTCGGCGCCGAGTTCGTCACCGCTGGGCAGATCCTCGTCGCGGGCCAGCAGTGATTTGTTCTCCTGGGCCGCGATGAAGGCATCGTACTGGCGCTCCAATGCCTCCACCACTTGAGCGACCTCGGCGCTCGACCCCACCTGTTCCTCGACTTTGGCCGCCACCTCGGCAGCGGCCTCCGACAGCGCCGCCAGTGGCAGCTGCAGCGAGCCGGACTTGGCCACCTGGGTCAGCAGCGCCTCGGCGGCAGCCGGGTAATCAGTCTGGGCCAGATAGTGCGGCACGTGCACGGTGAACCCGACCGAATCGTGTCCGTGCTGGGCCATGCGGTACTCCAGCAGATTGGACACGCTGCCGGGGACCTGGACCTCGCCGACCCACGGGGTGTGTCCGGCGATCAGCTCCTTGTTGCTGGCGTGGGCGGTCAGCGTTATCGGACGGGTGTGCGGAACCGCCATCGGAATTGTCCCGAGCCCGATCGTCTGCCGGACGCCGAGCCGCTCGGCGAGCAGCCGCACCGCTCTGATGAAGCGCTCCCAGCGCAAGTCCGGTTCCATGCCCGCGAGCAGTAGAAATGGGGTGCCGACACTGTCGTGCAGGGCGTAGAGGCTGAGCTCGGGTTCTTCGTAATGGGTGAAGTGGTCGGTCCGAAAGGTCATCAACGGCCGGCGCGACCGGTAGTCGAGCAGCTCGTCGATGGCGAACGATGCGACCAATTCCGTGTCAAGTGAGTCCTTCAGGTGCTGCGCGGACAGTCGGATGGCGTGCCCGGCGTCCGAGAACCCCTCCAACGCGTGGACCAGCACCGGCCCGCGCCCATCTGACGACGACAGCTCGGGTGCGGGGAACTCCAGCTCGTACATCCCGCTCTGGTCGGGTTCGTAGCGCTGGTCCTGCTTGTCGTGCTCTTCGCTGATGGGGCTCACCTCCTAGATCACCGCGACCTCCAGTGTCTCATTCGCCGCACCCGCGCTCTCGCGTGCACGTGTAGCGACACTGTGACGCGGTGATCGGGCAAGATCGGATCCATGCGGGTGTCGGTGGCGCTGGTGGCCGGGCTGCTGGCCTCCACAGCCGGCTGCGCTGCCGCCGCGCCCCCGCCCGAGCCGCGCGCGTCCGTCCCGCCGTCGGCGCCGAGTAGGACGGCGGCCGCCCCGGTACCGCCGGACCCGAAGGTCGGCGCGCTGTTCCTTGGTGCGGGCGATCTGCATACCTGCACCGCGGGCGTGCTCGACGCGAAAGGCGGCGATCTGATCCTCACCGCCGCGCACTGCGTCGCCGAGGACGTCGACACCACGTTCGTCGCAGGCTTCTTCGACACCGCGGACCAGGGCGACATCTGGCGCGTCGACGGGATCTATCTCGACCCCCGCTGGGTGCAGAACCAGGATCCCTTGGCGGACTTCGCGATTCTGCGAGTGGCCCGCGACGGCGGTGGCACCGTCGAGACCGAGGCGGGCGGCGGGCTGACGATCGGTACGGCGCCCAAACCGGGTACCGAGGTCACCGTCACCGGATACGGGCTCGGTGTCGGCGGCGGACCGATCGGCTGCAAGGGCGAAACGGAGTCGGCGCAGGAAGGGTTTCCGTCGCTGCCGTGCGGAGGGCTGATCGGTGGGACACGCGGTTCGCCGTGGACGATCGGATCGACCGTCACCGGCTTAGTCGGCGGGCTCGACGGCGGTGGATGCGACGAAAACGTCTCGTACTCACCGCCGTTCGACGAAAAGGTCGTCGCGCTGAAGAAGACGGCGGACCATCCGACGCTGCACCTGCGGTATTCGACGACGACTGCTAGGTGCGGAACTGGCTGAGCGCGCGCAGTTTGTTCATCACGTCCAGCGCGGCCACCTTGTAGGCCTCCGAGAAGGTCGGATAGTTGAAGACGGCGTCCACCAGATACTCGACGGTGCCGCCGCAGCCCATCACGGCCTGGCCGATGTGCACCAGCTCGGTGGCGGTCGACCCGAAGATGTGCACACCGAGCAGCCTCAGATCCTCGGTCGAGACCAGGAGCTTGAGCATCCCGTACGAGTCGCCTGCGATCTGACCTCGGGCCAGCTCGCGGTAGCGGGACACCCCGACCTCGTAGGGGATCGAGTCGCGCGTCAGATCCACCTCGGTGGCGCCGACGTAGGACACCTCGGGAATGGAGTAGATGCCGATCGGCTGCAGCTCGGTGATGCCCTTCGTGGGCTCGCCGAACGCGTGGTAGGCCGCCAGCCTGCCCTGGTCCATCGAGGTCGCGGCAAGGGCGGGGAAGCCGATCACATCGCCGACGGCGTAGATGTGGTCGACCTTGGTCTGGAACTGGTCGTCGACGAAGATGCGTCCGCGCCTGTCGACCTCCAACCCGGCGTTCTCCGCGTCGAGGTGCTCGGTCTGGCCCTGGCGGCCCGCCGAGTACATCACCGTTTCGGCGGGGATCTGCTTCCCGCTGGCGAGCGTGGTCACCGTGCCCGCGGCGCCGACGTCGACGGCCGTCACCTCCTCGCCGAACCGGAATGTCACCGCCAAATCGCGTAAATGGAACTTCAGCGCCTCGACCACCTCCGGGTCGCAGAAATCCAGCATGCTGTCGCGCTTCTCGACGACCGTGACCTTCGTGCCGAGCGCGGCGAACATCGACGCGTACTCGATGCCGATCACGCCTGCGCCGACCACGACCATCGACTGGGGGAGGTGTTTGAGGTCCAGAATTCCGTCGGAGTCGAGCACCCTGTTCTCGTCGAACTCCACACCGGCGGGGCGCGCAGGCTTGGTTCCCGTGGCGATCACGATGTAATCGCCTCTGACGGTGGTTGTTTCGCCGCGAGTCTGGTCATCCACGGAGATGGTGTGCTCGTCGCGGAAACGGCCGTGGCCGGTGATCAGGTCGACGCGGTTGCGCATCAGCTGGCTGCGCACCACGTCCTGTTCCTTGGTGATGACATGGGAGGTGCGGGCCAGCAGGTCGGCGGGCGTGATCTTCTCCTTGACCCGGTAACTAGCGCCATAAAGCTCCCGCTGGCTCATACCGGTCAGGTAGACCACCGCTTCGCGAAGCGTCTTGGACGGGATGGTTCCGGTGTTCACGCAGACTCCGCCGAGCATCCTGCCCCGCTCGATGACAGCGACGGACTTGCCGAGCTTCGCCGCCGCGATGGCGGCCTTCTGCCCGCCGGGACCTGAACCGATGACGACGAGGTCGTACTCCAGCACCGAAGCCATACGTGAAGGTGTACGCCGTTTGCGGTGATCTCGCATGCTGACCCGGGCAATAGCGGCTACGGATCGGCTGTCGACACCTCTCCGCGCGCCTGAAAGCTAGCGACACCGGCCGATGAGACGATGGCGGCGATGTTGGACACGGTTCTGCGCCGGTCGCGGCTGTCGGTCGTCTGCTGTGGGCTGCTGGCGGCAGCACTCGTCGGTGCGTGCAGCCGTGTGGTGAGTGGCGCCGCGCAAGCCGGTGACCCGGCGGAGCGTCCCATTCGGCCGATCCCGGTGGCCGACTTGCTGATCGAGCCGAGCCGGTTTCCGGCCCGCTATCCGGCGGCTGTGGTGCCGCAGAAGGATGTGGACCGGGTGATGGCCGAAATCGACGGTGTGACAGCCGGATCCGATGTCACGCCGCCGGAATGTGCACCGCTGCCGGTGCTGGCCGACCAGCGGGCCGCCGCCCAGGGGACCGACGACGAGACCGGCGCCCGGCTGACGGTCACGGTGATCCGGCCGGTGCCGTCTGTCCGCGCCAGGGT is a genomic window of Mycobacterium sp. ITM-2016-00318 containing:
- a CDS encoding CsbD family protein, translated to MADNNSGPEEAIKGVVEGAKGKAKEVAGAVTGRDDLYNEGKAQQDKGDAQRNAAQKEAEAESARGAAKVAEERQKAEQEG
- a CDS encoding acyl-CoA dehydrogenase family protein codes for the protein MGNVVKYERTLFEPEHELFRESYRTFLDRHVAPFHDQWEKDKIVDRDVWLEAGKQGFLGMDVPEEYGGGGNPDFRYNCIITEETTAGRYSGIGWGLHNDIIAPYLLKLATDEQKQRWLPKFCSGEIITAIAMTEPGTGSDLQGIKAKAVKTGDHYVLNGSKTFITNGINADLVIVVAQTDPEKGAQGFSLLVVERDMEGFERGRKLDKIGLDGQDTAELSFTDVKVPAENLLGEEGMGFIYLMQNLPQERLNIAVMAAAAMEAVLTETLQYTKERKAFGKPIGSQQNSRFLLAELATDATVVRIMVDEFIRLHLDGRLSAEQASMAKWYSTEKQVHLVDRCLQLHGGYGYMREYNVARAYLDARVQTIYGGTTEIMKEIIGRSLGV
- a CDS encoding LGFP repeat-containing protein, which produces MSGERALLNSVFGRIAAAVLAAVVALLPLSPLAAATPESDAADVINQAYDASGGVAGPMGPSDGGVYPVGGGFGQNFAGGKILFTPDTGAHPMTGAILQKYDSLGGAADGDLGFPTIDEGPGKAPGSRNTTFSAADKPVIFWTPDTGAHVVRGAINAAWDKLGGSAGILGVPTEDEVFRGDLVSQKFTGGELTWNRSSKEFTTVPPDLAGQLAGLTVPDDATSAINAARRAAGGPLGPLGAKQGQQYSIGPDGAGQDFTGGKIFYSPATGANVVSGQVLKKYESVGGPQSDLGLPTSNEADGGLKTGSRVITFSAEDKPLIFWTPDYGAFIVRGAMNAAWDKLGGAIGPLGPPVADQTDDGNVVAQRFTGGEISWDKQSQKFSTEPANLASGLAGLTVPGYEPPDASNAAAPNSNERNWLTPSWWWLLAGIPLLLVIGLILVATLRKRRGGDDDGKDPFDSEFETEFEVDRNHDTTAEAEAVRLAGSDEYGRARLAENYGRPSGSEPSGLGEGIRDPFEQSAFDESDDDGDEFSELEPEPDDSVTAPTRIPAEADTNAGRHSSVEPDEPPADMDEPATPPPPPDPDSSDPPAAQTAFRLPLDDPYTAPVGYAIKADTKSGMYWGPESDLYDHIPADVYFINEEFARANGFVKAD
- the lexA gene encoding transcriptional repressor LexA; its protein translation is MSEDRTDTQKNASGGGLTERQRTILQVIRASVSSRGYPPSIREIGDAVGLTSTSSVAHQLRTLEKKGFLRRDPNRPRAVDVRGADDMVTPIVNTDVAGSDALPEPTFVPVLGRIAAGGPILAEEAVEDVFPLPRELVGEGSLFLLKVVGDSMVDAAICDGDWVVVRQQNVADNGDIVAAMIDGEATVKSFKRTRGQVWLMPHNPAFDPIPGNDAAVLGKVVTVIRKI
- a CDS encoding LysM peptidoglycan-binding domain-containing protein, which produces MTVLDTREVLAGPVVRRPQRPPAARRPYRTPQSRRRPAVAPMRYRGPGVVMSRASHRRRPITPAATVGLALLAALITVWLGVVAQFGGVVGTAGSSSPVPDTLSVVQVQAGETLAHVAHRVAPDAPVAHVVDRIRELNQLESASLDAGQTLIAPVG
- the nrdR gene encoding transcriptional regulator NrdR: MHCPFCRHPDSRVVDSRETDEGQAIRRRRSCPECGRRFTTVETAVLAVVKRSGVTEPFSREKVIKGVRRACQGRDVDDDALMLLAQQVEDAVRATGSPEVASHEVGLAILGPLRDLDEVAYLRFASVYRSFSSADDFEREIEALRAHREVPTSG
- a CDS encoding PhzF family phenazine biosynthesis protein, whose product is MAIDVTVLRVFTDAEGKFGNPLGVVDARTVAPAERQRIATALGYSETIFVDLPRAGAKTAQARIFTPATELPFAGHPTVGASWWLRDIGSPIRTLQVPAGVVAVSYDDDIAAVRARAGWAPEFAIYELDSTDELFAAEPDDYPDDVENYLWTWTDKDNGVLRSRMFAPGLGIPEDEATGAAAVRITDHLSRDLTIVQGKGSVIKTQWSADGWVWVAGRVVTDGARQID
- a CDS encoding alpha/beta fold hydrolase, whose product is MTARKSAKPNLRPVRELTPTLEHRTIHGYRRAYRIAGSGPAILLIHGIGDNSTTWSSVQSTLAQRFTVIAPDLLGHGKSDKPRADYSVAAYANGMRDLLSVLDIERVTVVGHSLGGGVAMQFAYQFPQLVDRLILVGAGGVTKDVNFALRIASLPMGSEALALLRLPLVLPAVQAAGRIAGLAIGRTGVGRDLPQMLRILKDLPEPTASSAFARTLRAVVDWRGQVVTMLDRCYLTKSVPVQLIWGSRDSVIPVSHALLAHAAMPGSQLEIFEGAGHFPFHDDPDRFVEIVERFIDSSEPATYDQELLRGLLRDGAGDETISGPIGTRVAVLDAIDADERSAT
- a CDS encoding PAC2 family protein — encoded protein: MYELEFPAPELSSSDGRGPVLVHALEGFSDAGHAIRLSAQHLKDSLDTELVASFAIDELLDYRSRRPLMTFRTDHFTHYEEPELSLYALHDSVGTPFLLLAGMEPDLRWERFIRAVRLLAERLGVRQTIGLGTIPMAVPHTRPITLTAHASNKELIAGHTPWVGEVQVPGSVSNLLEYRMAQHGHDSVGFTVHVPHYLAQTDYPAAAEALLTQVAKSGSLQLPLAALSEAAAEVAAKVEEQVGSSAEVAQVVEALERQYDAFIAAQENKSLLARDEDLPSGDELGAEFERFLAQQARDKKTKEGFQDGDDGH
- a CDS encoding serine protease encodes the protein MRVSVALVAGLLASTAGCAAAAPPPEPRASVPPSAPSRTAAAPVPPDPKVGALFLGAGDLHTCTAGVLDAKGGDLILTAAHCVAEDVDTTFVAGFFDTADQGDIWRVDGIYLDPRWVQNQDPLADFAILRVARDGGGTVETEAGGGLTIGTAPKPGTEVTVTGYGLGVGGGPIGCKGETESAQEGFPSLPCGGLIGGTRGSPWTIGSTVTGLVGGLDGGGCDENVSYSPPFDEKVVALKKTADHPTLHLRYSTTTARCGTG
- the sthA gene encoding Si-specific NAD(P)(+) transhydrogenase; protein product: MLEYDLVVIGSGPGGQKAAIAAAKLGKSVAVIERGRMLGGVCVNTGTIPSKTLREAVVYLTGMSQRELYGASYRVKEKITPADLLARTSHVITKEQDVVRSQLMRNRVDLITGHGRFRDEHTISVDDQTRGETTTVRGDYIVIATGTKPARPAGVEFDENRVLDSDGILDLKHLPQSMVVVGAGVIGIEYASMFAALGTKVTVVEKRDSMLDFCDPEVVEALKFHLRDLAVTFRFGEEVTAVDVGAAGTVTTLASGKQIPAETVMYSAGRQGQTEHLDAENAGLEVDRRGRIFVDDQFQTKVDHIYAVGDVIGFPALAATSMDQGRLAAYHAFGEPTKGITELQPIGIYSIPEVSYVGATEVDLTRDSIPYEVGVSRYRELARGQIAGDSYGMLKLLVSTEDLRLLGVHIFGSTATELVHIGQAVMGCGGTVEYLVDAVFNYPTFSEAYKVAALDVMNKLRALSQFRT